Proteins from a genomic interval of Sphingobacterium lactis:
- a CDS encoding MBL fold metallo-hydrolase produces the protein MVRYAALASGSNGNSYFVAKDDTAILVDVGINNKHLHLRMASLQINPASISAIFITHEHTDHICGLSVFAKRYQIPVYITRGTYESSRLQLPDYLVNFISPNAAVTVGSLTVYGIPKYHDAKEPCSFLVSDGQINVAVMTDLGRVCDNVKKAIRIADVLFLEANYDEDMLRNGRYPYYLKNRISGGWGHISNAASVAALIESKSNRLKHVILGHLSGENNTVGLVEEVFAPHCTDVKMSVAKRTEPTSLFEISLMPMPELHVETFHYQSIEIISVG, from the coding sequence ATGGTTCGATATGCGGCATTAGCGTCAGGAAGTAATGGGAATAGCTATTTTGTAGCAAAAGATGATACAGCGATCCTGGTGGATGTGGGTATCAACAATAAGCACCTGCACCTGCGGATGGCTTCCCTGCAGATCAATCCGGCGTCCATTAGTGCCATTTTCATTACCCATGAACATACGGATCACATCTGTGGTCTTTCGGTTTTTGCCAAGCGCTATCAAATACCGGTCTATATCACCCGTGGCACTTACGAATCCTCCCGACTGCAACTGCCCGATTATTTAGTGAATTTTATCAGTCCAAATGCTGCGGTAACCGTTGGTTCACTGACGGTATACGGTATTCCGAAATACCATGATGCCAAAGAGCCGTGCAGTTTTCTGGTTTCGGATGGGCAGATCAATGTTGCCGTAATGACCGATCTGGGGCGTGTATGCGACAATGTGAAGAAAGCCATACGCATTGCTGATGTCCTTTTCCTGGAGGCCAATTACGACGAAGATATGCTGCGCAATGGGCGGTACCCCTATTACCTTAAGAATAGGATCAGTGGGGGTTGGGGCCATATTTCCAATGCGGCATCCGTAGCGGCCCTCATAGAGAGCAAAAGTAATCGACTGAAACACGTCATATTGGGTCACCTTTCGGGGGAAAACAATACGGTGGGGTTGGTCGAGGAAGTATTTGCCCCGCATTGCACGGATGTAAAGATGTCGGTCGCCAAGCGGACCGAACCCACGTCGCTATTTGAGATCAGTTTGATGCCAATGCCGGAACTCCATGTCGAAACATTCCATTATCAATCCATAGAGATCATTTCCGTAGGGTAA
- a CDS encoding TlpA disulfide reductase family protein yields the protein MKNILKMLCAAMVLPAVAFSQESSYVLEGKAPEGLKKVYLTYYDFNTNEPVIDSAVVNKGKFAFAGEFGGASYAGLYFRNDYKADKSKDPVKEFWFFMNEGKTVVDATQGRTAKLVDGSPLVKEYIASEAAMQKVREQFNAKEYQANVLLIDSLQLQVKKLQAKQRDLEAQWEAKMAENRLDFVKKNPDNTLSLVYLEGLEQAEEPKYDIDGLFNSLSERIKTSSRAKRFQATLRARALGVGGTAFDFQQNDPNGKPVKLSDFKGKYVLIDFWASWCVPCRKENPHVVAAYEKYKGKNFEILGVSLDADKASWLKAIKDDGLTWTNVSDLKGWKNEVGELYAVKAVPSNFLISPEGKILAKDLRGDALIQFLEKNL from the coding sequence ATGAAAAATATATTAAAAATGCTGTGTGCAGCAATGGTGTTGCCAGCGGTTGCTTTTAGCCAGGAATCTAGCTATGTACTGGAAGGAAAAGCTCCGGAAGGGTTGAAGAAAGTGTATCTGACGTATTATGATTTCAACACCAATGAACCCGTCATCGACTCTGCGGTGGTCAATAAGGGGAAGTTTGCCTTTGCCGGTGAATTCGGTGGTGCTTCCTATGCCGGTCTTTATTTTAGAAATGATTACAAAGCGGATAAATCCAAAGATCCTGTAAAGGAATTCTGGTTCTTTATGAACGAAGGGAAGACCGTGGTCGATGCGACACAGGGACGGACCGCTAAATTAGTGGATGGATCACCATTGGTAAAAGAATATATCGCTTCGGAAGCCGCGATGCAGAAAGTGCGTGAACAATTCAATGCCAAGGAATATCAAGCCAATGTGCTCCTGATCGACAGTTTACAGCTCCAAGTCAAAAAATTGCAAGCGAAACAACGAGATTTAGAAGCACAATGGGAAGCAAAAATGGCTGAAAACCGTCTTGACTTCGTGAAGAAAAATCCAGATAATACCTTGAGTTTGGTGTACTTAGAGGGGTTGGAACAAGCTGAGGAACCGAAATACGATATCGACGGCCTTTTCAATAGCTTATCTGAACGTATCAAGACCTCATCGCGTGCAAAACGCTTCCAGGCTACGCTTCGTGCCAGAGCATTGGGCGTAGGTGGAACTGCATTTGATTTCCAACAGAATGACCCGAATGGGAAACCTGTTAAATTGTCCGACTTCAAAGGCAAATATGTATTGATTGACTTCTGGGCTTCATGGTGCGTTCCGTGCAGAAAGGAAAATCCTCATGTCGTAGCAGCGTACGAAAAATATAAAGGCAAGAATTTTGAAATATTGGGCGTTTCCTTAGATGCCGATAAGGCGAGCTGGTTAAAAGCTATCAAGGACGACGGCCTGACCTGGACCAATGTATCCGATCTGAAGGGCTGGAAAAATGAGGTCGGCGAACTGTATGCCGTGAAGGCTGTTCCTTCCAACTTCTTGATTTCTCCGGAAGGAAAGATCCTGGCGAAGGACCTGCGTGGTGATGCGCTGATCCAATTCCTGGAAAAGAATCTATAA
- a CDS encoding PKD-like family lipoprotein, giving the protein MKTKYILFSILLLICYACSKDSGNYDYSEVNKLTVVDTAGTPITEKTYDLMAGDTIDIQLKVSGTMPDFDPTKVNFTWVLGKDTIAKGTKVSFNSSMFAGGANVVMIRAVDYMTNAEYLYTINVNVTRGITRGIMILAEDAAKNGVLYLKSSLTTTSKLLTYSALGKNDEYPIGAEPLNVELIYSGGRYPSFALSSKKGDYAWMLVDLPTMTPTKLVSRKGTGMNGGDLNITYYKNFWNEINGSGYMVENGKVRYLANGYLRGDVYAGADNTYDFGKGNIAFTNFNQIKGTGLLGFDENSKRILLMQYNGSTPFVFPSVSQTLSSDPIEGVSYWGSGSDQDYGTGYAILLRNGDKISNYQTMNEFNWKTYRYEWTKFKKVGEGTVPNAEKAVDIRFNRWNAYFYYAVGRTIYRLPFASVTPSAYLTLPDDGSGDIVAWNFDREEAKANHQNIAIATYNPNSTKEKKGSFYHYSLKPDGKGQQVTPISSELYKIDKAVSVTLGVEL; this is encoded by the coding sequence ATGAAAACGAAATATATCTTATTCTCCATACTTCTATTGATCTGTTACGCTTGTTCCAAGGATTCTGGGAACTATGATTATTCGGAAGTGAATAAATTGACAGTTGTGGACACCGCAGGTACACCGATAACCGAAAAAACCTATGATTTGATGGCCGGTGACACCATTGATATCCAATTGAAAGTTTCCGGTACGATGCCGGATTTTGATCCGACAAAGGTCAATTTTACCTGGGTGCTAGGTAAAGATACCATCGCCAAGGGAACAAAAGTGTCTTTTAACAGCAGTATGTTTGCTGGGGGTGCGAATGTGGTCATGATCCGAGCTGTAGACTATATGACCAATGCAGAGTACCTGTATACAATCAATGTCAATGTAACCCGCGGAATAACCCGTGGAATTATGATCCTAGCAGAAGATGCCGCAAAGAATGGTGTGCTTTATCTGAAATCAAGCCTGACGACAACATCTAAATTATTGACTTACAGTGCGCTTGGTAAAAATGATGAATACCCCATTGGCGCAGAACCCTTGAATGTAGAGCTGATTTACTCTGGCGGTAGATACCCATCATTTGCATTGAGCAGCAAAAAAGGAGACTATGCCTGGATGCTGGTGGATCTGCCGACCATGACGCCAACCAAATTGGTCAGTAGAAAGGGAACGGGGATGAATGGCGGAGACCTGAATATCACCTATTACAAGAATTTCTGGAATGAGATTAACGGAAGCGGGTACATGGTAGAAAACGGGAAGGTCCGTTATTTAGCCAATGGGTACCTACGTGGAGATGTCTATGCCGGAGCTGACAATACCTATGATTTTGGAAAGGGCAATATCGCCTTTACCAACTTCAATCAGATTAAAGGAACTGGTTTATTAGGCTTTGATGAAAATAGCAAGCGTATTTTACTGATGCAATACAATGGTTCTACCCCATTTGTTTTCCCAAGTGTATCGCAAACGCTTTCCAGTGATCCGATCGAGGGCGTATCGTACTGGGGATCCGGAAGTGACCAGGATTACGGAACGGGCTATGCGATTCTTTTGAGAAACGGAGATAAAATATCCAATTATCAAACGATGAATGAGTTCAATTGGAAAACCTATCGATATGAATGGACCAAGTTCAAAAAAGTAGGTGAAGGAACGGTTCCCAATGCGGAAAAAGCAGTTGATATTCGATTCAACAGGTGGAATGCCTACTTCTATTATGCCGTAGGGAGAACAATTTACCGATTGCCATTTGCTAGCGTTACTCCTTCTGCATACCTGACATTGCCAGACGACGGCTCAGGTGATATTGTCGCTTGGAACTTTGATCGCGAGGAAGCGAAAGCGAATCACCAGAACATCGCCATCGCTACTTACAACCCCAATTCAACGAAAGAGAAAAAAGGCTCATTCTACCACTATTCCCTTAAACCAGATGGTAAGGGACAACAGGTAACACCAATTTCCTCAGAACTCTACAAGATTGATAAAGCGGTTTCCGTAACGTTAGGTGTGGAATTATAA